Proteins encoded by one window of Cuniculiplasma divulgatum:
- a CDS encoding TRASH domain-containing protein yields MRRNLSELEQRLILLLRRNSRMSIVDIASELGTSRLTAKKAMDSIISSGRIKKFTISIADEEKDMVLIYTDNLDNIPGNIILERFSLIDGTYMVILYYEDLIKIKGANIKRVEIATSRESYENMNRAENLHCDYCRKEIKDNPISVEIRGKTYYVCCPNCERDLKKRGELIMEEN; encoded by the coding sequence ATGAGAAGAAATCTTTCTGAACTGGAACAGAGACTCATATTATTGCTCAGGAGAAATTCCAGGATGAGCATAGTGGACATAGCAAGTGAACTGGGGACCAGCAGGCTTACAGCCAAGAAGGCCATGGATTCAATCATATCAAGCGGAAGGATCAAGAAATTCACCATCTCCATTGCAGATGAAGAAAAGGATATGGTTCTCATATACACTGACAATTTAGATAATATACCGGGGAATATCATCCTGGAGCGTTTCTCTCTAATAGACGGAACCTACATGGTGATCCTCTACTATGAGGACCTCATAAAGATAAAGGGGGCCAACATAAAAAGAGTTGAAATTGCCACTTCCAGGGAATCGTATGAAAACATGAACAGGGCAGAAAACCTCCACTGCGATTACTGTAGAAAGGAGATCAAAGATAATCCGATCTCAGTTGAAATAAGGGGAAAGACATATTACGTGTGCTGTCCGAACTGTGAAAGAGATCTTAAGAAAAGAGGAGAGTTAATTATGGAGGAAAACTGA
- a CDS encoding SHOCT domain-containing protein, translating to MSCGCMKNAGNDMGKHHMHSHGSEENPTVNETKTAIGILNERYARGEIEKEEYLSMKKQILSR from the coding sequence ATGTCTTGCGGATGTATGAAGAATGCAGGAAATGATATGGGAAAGCACCATATGCACAGTCACGGCAGTGAGGAAAACCCCACAGTGAATGAAACTAAAACTGCAATTGGCATATTGAACGAGAGATATGCAAGGGGAGAAATCGAGAAGGAAGAATATTTAAGCATGAAGAAACAAATTTTATCCAGGTGA
- a CDS encoding YHS domain-containing protein, translated as MATDVICGMKVKESTDLKSEFQGKTFYFCSSHCKSEFDKNPLKYSR; from the coding sequence ATGGCAACAGATGTAATATGCGGAATGAAAGTGAAGGAGAGCACTGACCTGAAGAGTGAGTTCCAGGGAAAAACATTCTACTTCTGCAGCAGCCACTGCAAGTCAGAATTTGACAAGAACCCCCTGAAATACAGCAGGTAA